One Amblyraja radiata isolate CabotCenter1 unplaced genomic scaffold, sAmbRad1.1.pri scaffold_952_ctg1, whole genome shotgun sequence genomic window carries:
- the LOC116970497 gene encoding autophagy-related protein 2 homolog A-like has translation MGIPPKDGEPVVSKLTADGVTVKDNYFSRPIGSTDLLKAPGRFPVPDTRIMLREISVVWHLYGGKDFGPLRPCSAHAHSPRVKPASLSARGSPSRSAFTNRPQNTWRTLGGSDRNHDILMEIQLTKVSFQHETYPLPGSVAAAVDKAPVELVAPGPEEQPLARQVFIVQELEIRDRLASSQINKFLYLYTSEKMPRRAHSNMLTIKALHVRPESGIGGPECCLRVSLMPLRLNIDQDALFFLKDFFTSFATGINPVVPVELAGEAVAKPDASQRGSGASDTDSLGRDADSCQGGGIELPEMTASMETTLSEHSSSSTASSSEQPIYFREFRFTSEVPIWLDYHGKHVIMDQGTFAGILIGLAQLNCSELKLKRLCCRHGLLGVDKVINYALSEWLNDIRKNQLPGILGGVGPMHSVVQLFHGLRDLFWLPIEQYRKDGRIIRGLQRGAASFGTSTASAALELSNRLVQAIQATAETVYDILSPTPPVTKAIADRKNLKRCRRGQQPADLREGVAKAYDTVREGVMDTAQTICDVATRGHEQKGLTGAVGGVLRQIPPTVVKPIIVASEATSNLLGGMRNQIRPDARKEACLKWRTDDGQE, from the exons ATGGGAATACCG CCCAAGGACGGCGAGCCGGTGGTCTCCAAGCTGACGGCGGACGGCGTCACCGTGAAGGACAACTACTTCTCCCGGCCCATCGGCAGCACCGACCTGCTGAAGGCGCCCGGCCGCTTCCCCGTGCCCGACACGCGCATCATGCTGCGCGAGATCTCCGTCGTCTGGCACCTGTACGGGGGCAAGGACTTCGGCCCACTCCGCCCGTGCTCCGCGCACGCACACTCGCCCAG GGTGAAGCCGGCTAGCCTCAGTGCCAGGGGGTCACCCTCACGATCGGCCTTCACCAACCGCCCACAGAATACATGGAGGACGCTGGGCGGCTCGGACAGAAACCACGACATCCTCATGGAGATACAGCTCACcaag GTGAGCTTCCAGCACGAGACCTACCCGTTGCCAGGCTCGGTGGCGGCGGCTGTGGACAAGGCCCCAGTGGAGCTGGTGGCCCCGGGGCCCGAGGAGCAGCCCCTGGCCCGCCAGGTCTTCATCGTGCAGGAGCTGGAGATCCGTGACCGGCTGGCCTCCTCCCAGATCAACAAGTTCCTGTACCTCTACACCAGCGAGAAGATGCCCAGGAGGGCACACTCCAACATG CTGACCATAAAGGCCCTTCACGTCAGGCCTGAGTCGGGGATCGGAGGTCCTGAATGTTGCCTGCGGGTGTCGCTGATGCCATTACGCCTCAATATTGACCAG GATGCCTTATTCTTCCTGAAGGATTTCTTCACGAGTTTCGCCACCGGGATCAATCCCGTCGTTCCCGTGGAGTTGGCGGGGGAAG CGGTGGCCAAGCCCGATGCCAGCCAGCGGGGAAGTGGAGCGTCTGACACCGACTCCCTGGGTCGCGACGCGGATTCGTGCCAGGGCGGGGGGATCGAGCTGCCCGAGATGACCGCCTCGATGGAGACCACGCTGAGCGAGCACAGTTCCTCCTCCACCGCCAGCTCCTCCGAACAGCCCATCTACTTCAG GGAATTCCGATTTACCTCAGAGGTGCCAATCTGGCTGGACTATCACGGGAAGCACGTGATCATGGATCAA GGCACCTTTGCTGGGATACTGATCGGGCTTGCTCAGCTCAACTGCTCCGAGCTCAAGCTGAAGAGGTTGTGCTGTAGACACGg GCTACTGGGGGTGGACAAAGTCATCAACTATGCCTTGAGTGAGTGGCTGAATGACATCCGGAAGAACCAGCTGCCGGGCATTCTGGGCGGTGTAGGCCCCATGCACTCTGTGGTTCAGCTGT ttcacGGCCTGAGGGACCTCTTCTGGCTGCCCATCGAGCAGTACCGGAAGGACGGCCGCATTATCCGCGGGCTGCAGCGGGGCGCGGCCTCCTTCGGGACCTCCACCGCATCCGCTGCACTGGAGCTGAGTAACCGACTGGTGCAAGCCATCCAG GCCACCGCGGAGACGGTGTACGACATCTTATCTCCCACGCCTCCCGTAACCAAGGCCATCGCGGATCGGAAGAACTTGAAGAGGTGTCGGAGAGGACAACAGCCGGCCGATCTCCGAGAGGGAGTTGCCAAAGCCTACGACACCGtcagagag GGGGTGATGGATACGGCTCAGACCATCTGCGATGTGGCCACCAGAGGCCACGAGCAGAAGGGGTTGACGGGGGCGGTGGGGGGAGTGCTGAGACAGATCCCCCCCACCGTGGTGAAGCCCATCATCGTGGCGTCCGAAGCCACCTCCAACCTGCTGGGCGGCATGAGGAACCAGATCCGGCCCGACGCACGCAAGGAGGCCTGCCTGAAGTGGCGTACGGACGATGGCCAGGAATGA